In Pedobacter sp. W3I1, one DNA window encodes the following:
- a CDS encoding SDR family oxidoreductase, which translates to MNFTGKNIVITGGTTGIGFATANAFIEAGANVWITGRNIENLEKAATSLGNERIKTVISDTSNLNGIEALTKAIADSGQKLDVLFLNAGIATFAPIAEATEADFDAQFNTNVKGPYFTLQKLLPYLKDGASIVFNSSTVATAAQMYGSVYSATKGALNKIAQIAANELAGRNIRVNMISPGPTQTEGFDKAVTDDTLKKQLALTTAMQRMGKPSEIAKAVLFLASEDASFITGAQLLVDGGFIGYALK; encoded by the coding sequence ATGAATTTCACAGGAAAAAATATCGTTATTACAGGCGGAACAACAGGAATCGGTTTCGCAACTGCCAACGCTTTTATTGAGGCCGGAGCCAATGTATGGATTACGGGCAGAAATATAGAAAATCTTGAAAAGGCTGCCACATCATTAGGAAATGAGCGAATTAAAACGGTCATTTCAGACACCTCAAATCTTAATGGTATTGAAGCTTTGACAAAAGCAATTGCAGACAGCGGTCAAAAATTGGATGTACTTTTTTTAAATGCGGGGATAGCAACTTTTGCACCCATTGCAGAAGCTACAGAAGCAGACTTTGACGCACAATTTAACACAAATGTAAAAGGACCATACTTTACGCTACAAAAGCTGTTGCCTTATTTAAAGGATGGTGCGTCTATAGTTTTTAATTCATCAACAGTGGCAACCGCTGCCCAAATGTATGGTAGCGTTTATTCAGCAACAAAAGGCGCACTCAATAAAATTGCCCAGATTGCAGCCAACGAGCTTGCAGGGAGAAATATCAGGGTAAACATGATTAGCCCTGGCCCCACTCAAACAGAAGGTTTTGACAAGGCCGTCACAGACGATACCTTAAAAAAGCAGTTGGCCTTAACAACGGCTATGCAAAGAATGGGTAAGCCGTCGGAAATTGCAAAAGCTGTACTATTTCTAGCTTCTGAAGATGCGAGTTTTATTACAGGCGCACAATTACTTGTTGATGGCGGCTTTATTGGTTACGCATTAAAATAA
- a CDS encoding helix-turn-helix domain-containing protein — MENHCCATDAESNKKQIMAVHDAMDVLNGKWKISIISSVCYFNKRRFSDILNDVKGISNKMLSKELKDLEINKLIKRTVLDTQPVTVLYQLTDYGMTLKTIIDNLAEWGRQHRKEITGK; from the coding sequence ATGGAAAATCATTGTTGTGCAACAGATGCTGAAAGTAATAAAAAACAAATCATGGCGGTTCATGATGCAATGGACGTATTAAATGGTAAATGGAAGATATCTATAATATCCTCTGTCTGCTATTTTAACAAGCGCAGGTTTTCAGACATTCTAAATGATGTAAAGGGCATCTCGAATAAGATGCTTAGCAAAGAACTCAAAGACCTTGAAATAAATAAACTAATTAAACGTACTGTTTTAGACACCCAGCCGGTCACAGTTCTCTATCAGCTTACTGATTATGGAATGACTTTAAAAACCATTATAGATAACCTGGCAGAGTGGGGAAGGCAGCATAGAAAAGAAATTACTGGTAAATAA
- the uxuA gene encoding mannonate dehydratase, which produces MKKLEQTWRWYGPNDPVSLQDVKQAGATGIVTALHHIPHGEVWPLHDIQERKAIIEASGLTWSVVESVPVHEAIKTRRADAGQYIENYKTSLRNLSACGIKIVCYNFMPVLDWTRTQLDLEMTDGSKALYFNWIDLAIFDLYILKREDAAADYSQSILDRAAAKYATLTEQDLVDLRINVLMGIPNEKEIELETLRNSINEYKAIGTQGLKENLKFFLSSIAEVCTEEGIKMTIHPDDPPYAILGLPRIASTLDDFNYIIKEVDQAFNGVCFCTGSLGAGMGNNALEIFNAVKERVYFAHLRNVKKDEDGSFYEADHLGGDVNMYEIMKALSEENALRDKSIPFRPDHGHQMLDDLAKVTNPGYSAIGRLRGLAELRGLEIGVTGNY; this is translated from the coding sequence ATGAAAAAATTAGAACAAACCTGGCGTTGGTATGGTCCGAACGATCCGGTTAGCTTACAAGACGTTAAACAGGCAGGTGCCACAGGCATTGTAACCGCACTGCATCATATTCCGCATGGCGAAGTTTGGCCATTGCACGATATTCAGGAAAGAAAAGCCATTATCGAGGCTTCAGGTTTAACCTGGTCGGTAGTAGAAAGTGTTCCCGTGCACGAAGCGATTAAAACGCGCAGGGCAGATGCCGGGCAATATATCGAAAATTATAAAACCTCATTGCGTAACCTCTCGGCCTGTGGAATTAAGATTGTGTGCTACAATTTTATGCCGGTATTAGACTGGACGCGTACGCAACTGGATTTGGAAATGACCGATGGATCGAAAGCACTTTATTTTAACTGGATCGATCTGGCCATTTTTGATCTTTATATTTTGAAGAGAGAAGACGCAGCAGCAGATTATTCGCAATCTATTTTAGATCGGGCAGCAGCTAAATATGCAACTTTAACAGAACAGGATTTAGTTGACCTTCGCATCAATGTATTAATGGGGATCCCGAACGAAAAAGAAATCGAGCTGGAGACTTTGCGCAATAGTATTAACGAATATAAAGCCATTGGAACACAAGGCTTAAAAGAAAACTTGAAATTTTTCTTATCATCTATTGCTGAAGTTTGTACAGAAGAAGGTATTAAAATGACCATCCATCCTGACGATCCACCTTATGCTATTTTAGGCTTGCCAAGGATTGCGAGTACACTCGATGATTTTAATTATATCATTAAAGAAGTAGATCAGGCTTTTAACGGTGTTTGTTTCTGTACAGGCTCGCTAGGAGCTGGAATGGGGAATAATGCCTTAGAGATCTTTAATGCCGTTAAAGAGCGCGTTTATTTTGCGCATTTGCGTAACGTCAAAAAAGATGAAGATGGCAGTTTTTACGAAGCAGACCATTTAGGTGGTGATGTGAACATGTACGAAATCATGAAAGCATTATCAGAAGAAAATGCACTGCGCGATAAATCAATTCCTTTCCGCCCGGATCATGGTCACCAAATGTTGGATGATTTAGCCAAGGTAACTAATCCGGGTTATTCTGCAATTGGCAGATTAAGAGGTTTAGCGGAGCTTAGAGGATTAGAAATAGGTGTAACAGGGAATTACTAA
- a CDS encoding aspartyl/asparaginyl beta-hydroxylase domain-containing protein produces MRNKKHLTNITENISALLKYIQFNQEYNIPLLKTELAIALQQEWVDHFNRKDYEGNWQSIALRSASGKENDILANYGVNQYQDTPLFNQLPYIKSIIEEWKCPKETIRLLALHPGAEIKPHRDRGCNYEAGVLRIHIPIQTNNQLKFIVGGEQLKLAEGSCWYIDFNQSHSIINEGENVRVHLVIDALRNEWTDRLFEANGYKLAEENQTQRLDAATALKMIAELEQMDTQVARDLIVQLKKDLE; encoded by the coding sequence TTGCGCAATAAAAAACACTTAACTAATATTACAGAAAACATTTCAGCTTTGCTAAAATACATTCAGTTTAACCAGGAGTATAACATTCCGCTGCTCAAAACCGAGCTCGCCATTGCCTTACAACAAGAGTGGGTTGATCATTTTAACAGGAAAGATTACGAAGGGAACTGGCAAAGTATTGCATTGCGCTCTGCGAGCGGGAAAGAAAATGATATTTTAGCCAACTACGGGGTAAATCAGTATCAGGATACGCCGCTGTTCAATCAACTTCCTTATATTAAATCAATCATCGAGGAGTGGAAGTGCCCGAAAGAAACCATTCGTTTACTCGCATTACACCCTGGCGCAGAAATTAAACCTCACAGAGACCGTGGTTGTAATTACGAAGCAGGCGTTTTAAGGATCCATATCCCCATTCAAACCAACAACCAGTTAAAGTTTATAGTAGGCGGAGAGCAGTTGAAATTGGCAGAAGGTTCCTGTTGGTACATTGATTTTAATCAAAGCCACAGCATTATTAATGAAGGCGAAAACGTTCGGGTGCATTTGGTAATAGATGCCTTAAGAAATGAATGGACGGATCGTTTGTTTGAAGCCAATGGTTATAAATTAGCAGAAGAAAATCAAACTCAGCGCTTAGATGCGGCTACTGCCTTAAAAATGATTGCAGAACTGGAGCAAATGGATACACAAGTGGCCAGGGATCTGATCGTACAATTGAAAAAAGATCTGGAATGA
- a CDS encoding DUF1826 domain-containing protein codes for MHNKFSDSKQIVVVSNFSQLLATDFKGDINAVCLQRDLIGDFKEIMSKLELKEDLTEVSMNDLRALKLSDGGSLAREVILSDFQLLADSGASPSLNLIKSYERDEELGFISTDVYSFHVDRSPIGTDTFLCTYYGAASEILANDQAEQKILVPEIRKKLKELHDGPEAEFENFLIEHYFDLHYQAKPGARPVNLGLGHLWRLAVDHPDQQCVPCIHRAPVERDGEYRLLLIC; via the coding sequence ATGCATAATAAATTTTCTGACAGTAAACAGATTGTGGTGGTTTCTAATTTTTCTCAGCTTTTAGCTACAGATTTTAAGGGAGATATAAATGCAGTCTGCTTGCAGAGGGATTTGATAGGGGATTTTAAGGAAATTATGTCCAAACTTGAATTGAAAGAGGACTTAACAGAAGTTTCTATGAATGACCTCCGTGCGCTCAAGTTATCGGATGGCGGTAGTCTGGCAAGAGAAGTAATCTTAAGTGATTTTCAGTTATTGGCAGATTCAGGGGCATCGCCTTCGCTGAATTTAATCAAAAGTTACGAGCGGGATGAGGAGCTCGGGTTCATTTCAACAGATGTATATTCTTTTCATGTAGATCGCTCGCCCATTGGTACCGATACTTTTTTATGTACCTATTATGGTGCTGCCAGTGAAATTTTAGCTAATGATCAGGCTGAACAAAAAATCCTGGTTCCGGAGATCCGGAAAAAGCTTAAAGAACTGCATGATGGTCCGGAAGCTGAATTTGAAAACTTTTTGATAGAGCATTATTTTGACCTGCATTACCAGGCCAAGCCAGGTGCGCGGCCCGTGAATCTGGGATTGGGCCATCTGTGGAGACTGGCAGTAGATCATCCTGATCAACAATGTGTACCTTGCATCCATCGGGCACCTGTTGAAAGAGACGGTGAGTATAGACTGCTTCTGATATGCTAA
- a CDS encoding SDR family oxidoreductase, translating to MVKEVESLFSLKNKVVVVTGATGVLGEAFVNGLCTAGATIVVIGRNEEIAKQRATEVIEAGGKAIYIIADVLNEQHLIDANAIIIKTFGRIDALVNAAGGNVAEAVVQPGGDIFDLNVPALKQAFDLNLFGTIMPTQIFGKEIAKNGGSIVNISSVSATQALTRVLGYSLAKAAIDSYTKWMAVELANRYQDKIRMNAIVPGFFITNQNRALLTNEDGSLTARGQAIISKTPFKRFGAPEELIGALVYLLSDASKFVNGENVKVDGGFTAFSGV from the coding sequence ATGGTAAAAGAAGTAGAAAGCCTGTTTTCGCTAAAAAACAAGGTTGTAGTAGTTACAGGAGCTACAGGTGTTTTAGGCGAGGCTTTTGTTAACGGTTTGTGCACTGCAGGTGCTACAATCGTGGTAATAGGAAGAAACGAAGAAATAGCCAAACAAAGAGCAACAGAGGTAATTGAGGCCGGTGGTAAAGCAATTTACATTATTGCTGATGTACTGAATGAACAGCACCTGATTGATGCAAATGCAATCATTATTAAAACTTTTGGCCGGATTGATGCATTGGTAAATGCGGCAGGTGGCAATGTGGCCGAGGCGGTAGTTCAACCCGGTGGTGATATTTTCGACCTTAATGTTCCGGCTTTAAAACAGGCTTTCGATTTAAACCTGTTCGGAACGATTATGCCAACGCAGATTTTTGGTAAAGAAATAGCCAAAAATGGCGGTAGCATCGTGAATATATCATCTGTTTCAGCAACCCAGGCGCTCACCCGTGTATTGGGCTATTCGCTGGCTAAAGCAGCTATTGATAGTTATACCAAATGGATGGCTGTTGAACTAGCCAACCGTTATCAGGATAAAATCAGGATGAATGCCATTGTGCCCGGCTTTTTTATTACCAACCAGAACAGGGCATTACTAACCAATGAAGATGGTTCTTTAACTGCAAGAGGGCAGGCCATTATTTCTAAAACACCATTTAAAAGGTTTGGAGCCCCAGAGGAATTAATCGGCGCTTTAGTATATTTGCTAAGTGATGCCTCTAAATTTGTAAATGGAGAGAATGTTAAAGTGGATGGAGGATTTACAGCATTTTCTGGCGTTTAG
- a CDS encoding DUF92 domain-containing protein: MFNSDIFLPIIIISGIAYSILAKKLTVLAAFTGGILACIIFIAAGYTGVAMMSTFFILASASTSWQRRKKQDFAGKEETQKGRNALQVLANAGVPAIAGIIMVCYPQLAHLMLTAMAAAFASATADTLSSELGMVYGRRFVNMITFKPDRCGMDGVISLEGTLIGIAGSCLIAIVYALGFGWNINFFFIVFAGTLGNLADSVLGALFERKGMIGNNMVNFLNTLTAVLVILLLDALF; encoded by the coding sequence ATGTTCAATAGCGACATCTTTTTACCTATCATCATCATTTCTGGTATTGCTTATAGTATCCTGGCAAAAAAACTAACCGTTCTGGCTGCTTTTACAGGTGGAATACTGGCCTGCATTATTTTCATCGCCGCTGGTTACACAGGCGTTGCAATGATGAGCACATTTTTTATCCTGGCTTCTGCGTCCACTTCCTGGCAGCGGCGTAAAAAGCAAGATTTTGCCGGTAAAGAGGAAACCCAAAAAGGTCGAAATGCCTTGCAAGTTCTGGCCAATGCAGGGGTTCCGGCTATCGCTGGTATAATAATGGTATGTTATCCACAACTGGCTCATTTAATGCTGACGGCAATGGCAGCCGCTTTTGCCTCGGCTACTGCCGATACCCTGTCGTCTGAGCTGGGAATGGTTTACGGAAGGCGGTTTGTCAATATGATAACCTTCAAACCCGACCGTTGTGGAATGGATGGAGTGATCAGTCTGGAAGGCACCTTGATCGGTATCGCCGGAAGTTGCCTGATTGCGATTGTTTATGCGCTAGGATTTGGCTGGAACATCAACTTTTTCTTTATCGTTTTTGCAGGTACGCTGGGGAATCTTGCTGATTCTGTATTGGGGGCTTTGTTTGAGCGGAAGGGGATGATCGGGAATAACATGGTTAACTTTTTAAATACATTGACAGCAGTGCTGGTGATATTGCTCTTGGATGCACTTTTTTAA
- a CDS encoding glycosyl hydrolase family 18 protein gives MQIKPFAEFAAAGVPADKLVMGIAFYSRAFTLKESAKNGLGDSVLNSRYGKGYTFLKDSLINQKGFKKYYDKDAKASYLYNEASREYMTYDDERSVKAKCEYVLKNNMAGVMFWEYDSDLNGYLLHQINKSLK, from the coding sequence TTGCAGATAAAACCTTTCGCTGAGTTTGCAGCTGCAGGCGTTCCTGCTGATAAATTGGTAATGGGAATTGCTTTTTACAGTCGCGCTTTCACCCTTAAAGAAAGTGCTAAAAATGGCTTAGGCGATTCTGTTTTAAACAGCAGGTACGGAAAAGGGTATACTTTTTTGAAAGATAGCCTGATCAATCAGAAAGGCTTTAAGAAATATTACGATAAAGACGCTAAAGCTTCTTATCTCTATAATGAAGCAAGTCGTGAATATATGACTTACGATGATGAAAGATCGGTAAAGGCAAAATGCGAATATGTATTGAAAAACAACATGGCTGGAGTGATGTTTTGGGAATACGATTCTGATTTAAATGGCTATTTACTCCATCAGATCAATAAAAGTTTAAAATGA
- a CDS encoding ATP-dependent endonuclease, producing the protein MAKLNSISIEGFRSIRDEVTIGFPSKKPVVLIGENNCGKSNVIRALDILFGEYHPKYKDIEHFDHHDRNPKIPIVISGAVSDFVGVLGRPAQRINTFKFKAVKGSEIEYVALLEDGTPNGYVSNEVRGELTSIIVNSEHNLSYQLSYTSKYTLLSKVMKVLHKSLISDEQRVAALKKLYVEIQNTFDEVPEFKQFKSSMSTISGEILANMSYILQMDFSAYDPSNYFKSLRVNPVEGTDARSFEELGTGQQQLLALAFAHAYCKSFINGDIVLILDEPESHLHPLAQKWLSKMITKMAADGLQIVITTHSANFIDLLNIDGLFLLRKDGQSTTVINHSAESLHRHCIATGANADKTKIETVVPFYANHSTTHILNGFFAKKVVLVEGLTEELALPIYLERRGLDVTREGIEIIGVQGKGNLAKWWRLFTLYDIPTFVCFDNDDKHDKQGIQRADSLKAIGIADEELATIIGTKDWAISDSYCVFGVDFETTMKKVFDDYTDVELLQKDLLGTASKHIIAREVAKYLKMNEDAGWTNIENIKTKLLSLGKAK; encoded by the coding sequence ATGGCAAAATTAAATTCTATTTCAATAGAAGGTTTTAGATCTATACGAGATGAGGTGACAATTGGGTTTCCTAGTAAGAAACCAGTTGTATTGATCGGGGAAAACAATTGTGGCAAGAGCAATGTGATTCGAGCCCTAGATATTCTATTTGGAGAATATCATCCAAAGTATAAAGATATTGAGCACTTTGACCATCATGATCGAAATCCAAAGATACCAATTGTTATCAGCGGAGCGGTGTCAGATTTTGTTGGAGTATTGGGTCGTCCTGCTCAAAGGATAAATACATTTAAATTTAAGGCTGTCAAAGGTTCAGAAATAGAGTACGTAGCCCTTTTGGAAGATGGAACACCAAACGGATACGTCTCCAATGAAGTACGTGGAGAGTTAACCTCTATCATAGTTAATTCTGAACATAACCTTTCATACCAGCTGAGTTATACATCAAAGTACACATTGCTATCTAAAGTAATGAAAGTATTGCATAAAAGCTTAATAAGCGATGAACAGCGTGTTGCCGCACTGAAAAAACTTTATGTCGAGATACAAAACACATTTGATGAAGTTCCTGAGTTCAAACAGTTCAAAAGCAGTATGTCAACGATCTCAGGCGAAATTCTCGCAAATATGTCGTATATCTTACAGATGGATTTTTCAGCATATGACCCAAGTAACTATTTCAAATCACTGCGTGTTAACCCCGTAGAGGGAACAGATGCAAGGAGTTTTGAAGAGCTGGGAACTGGCCAGCAACAATTATTAGCATTAGCATTCGCCCATGCTTATTGCAAATCATTTATAAATGGAGATATCGTTTTAATACTTGATGAACCTGAATCACATCTTCATCCACTGGCTCAGAAATGGCTTTCTAAAATGATTACAAAAATGGCTGCCGATGGTTTACAAATAGTAATAACAACTCATAGCGCAAACTTCATTGATCTTTTAAATATTGATGGCCTGTTCTTGTTAAGAAAAGACGGACAGTCGACCACAGTCATAAATCACTCAGCCGAATCACTTCACAGGCATTGCATTGCAACGGGTGCTAACGCTGATAAAACTAAAATAGAAACTGTTGTACCATTCTACGCCAATCATTCAACGACTCATATACTTAATGGCTTCTTCGCAAAGAAAGTTGTGTTAGTCGAGGGTTTAACTGAAGAACTGGCTTTACCTATATATTTAGAACGAAGAGGATTAGATGTCACACGAGAGGGAATTGAAATAATAGGAGTTCAAGGAAAAGGCAACTTAGCCAAATGGTGGAGACTCTTCACGCTTTATGATATACCAACATTTGTTTGTTTTGATAATGATGATAAACACGACAAACAAGGCATCCAGAGAGCTGACTCTTTGAAAGCAATAGGGATAGCAGATGAAGAGTTGGCAACTATTATAGGCACCAAGGATTGGGCTATAAGTGATAGTTATTGTGTCTTTGGAGTTGACTTTGAGACTACAATGAAAAAAGTATTCGATGACTATACCGATGTAGAGTTATTACAGAAAGATTTATTGGGCACAGCGTCTAAGCACATAATTGCGAGAGAAGTGGCTAAGTACTTAAAGATGAATGAGGATGCCGGCTGGACTAATATTGAGAATATTAAAACAAAGTTGCTCTCTCTCGGGAAAGCGAAATGA
- a CDS encoding glycoside hydrolase family 18 protein has protein sequence MNRILKLFIGATLVAGILLGMRPDRLPKRKVVIGYVGGYKGLIDVRKISAEKLTHINYAFVDVKNNRAFLHREATDTVNFQQLNQLKLKNPELKILISIGGWAWSENFSDAALSDTSRKAFAESAVKIIEKFKLDGVDIDWEYPGIAGEEGNVFRPEDKQNFTLILKELRLELDSLEKKSQTKKLLTIAVGGFTNFIRHTEMDKVQQYLDFVNLMTYDFYNGDFAGHHTNLYNSKSHPAENFADKTFR, from the coding sequence ATGAATCGTATATTAAAGCTATTTATAGGTGCAACTCTTGTTGCCGGCATACTATTGGGCATGCGGCCAGATCGTTTACCGAAAAGGAAAGTGGTTATTGGTTATGTTGGCGGTTATAAGGGTTTGATTGATGTGCGTAAAATTTCTGCAGAGAAACTCACTCATATTAATTATGCTTTTGTAGACGTAAAAAACAACCGTGCTTTTTTACATCGCGAAGCGACTGATACCGTTAATTTTCAGCAACTCAATCAACTTAAACTTAAAAACCCTGAACTGAAAATTCTGATTTCTATTGGTGGATGGGCCTGGAGTGAAAATTTTTCAGATGCTGCACTGAGCGATACCTCGCGTAAAGCTTTTGCCGAAAGCGCTGTTAAAATTATAGAAAAATTTAAGCTGGATGGGGTAGATATTGATTGGGAATATCCTGGCATTGCAGGTGAAGAAGGTAACGTTTTCAGACCGGAGGACAAACAGAACTTTACCTTGATACTGAAAGAACTCCGTTTGGAGCTGGATAGTTTGGAAAAGAAATCTCAAACTAAAAAGCTGTTAACTATAGCGGTTGGTGGTTTTACCAATTTTATCCGACATACTGAAATGGATAAAGTACAGCAATACCTGGATTTTGTAAACCTGATGACCTACGATTTCTATAATGGCGATTTTGCAGGGCATCATACCAATCTTTATAACTCAAAAAGCCACCCGGCAGAGAATTTTGCAGATAAAACCTTTCGCTGA
- a CDS encoding glycoside hydrolase family 30 protein yields the protein MKQNLSILLVLATAFHVAAQNKKAVKPVQTYTVANKKVTVYTTAEKSEYRISKTETLSFAEHKQPFETEPCIFVDPTVKYQTLVGIGGALTDASAETFAKLSRKSQQELLTAYYSQDKGIGYTLARTNIASCDFSSGSYTYVQDNDKALKTFSVAHDQEFKIPLIKQAISASGGKLPLFVSPWSPPAWMKDNNSLIQGGHLLPAYRQSWANHYVKFIKTYEAMGIPVWGLSVQNEPMAKQKWESCVFTAEEERDFIKNFLGPTLQKSGLASKKLIAWDHNRDQIFQRASTILNDKDAAKYVWGIGFHWYETWTGSGMQFGNVKQTHEAYPDKALIFTEGCKEKYDVNKLDDWTLGERYGYSMINDFNAGTAAWTDWNILLDEKGGPNHVGNFCFAPVHADTKNGKLIYTNAYYYMGHFSKFIRPGAKRIGSASSRDKLQSTAFLNTDGKLVVVVMNQSDDKLKYSLWIKGEAATTTSLPHSITTLVVE from the coding sequence ATGAAACAAAATCTAAGCATCCTATTGGTTTTGGCAACGGCATTTCATGTGGCTGCCCAGAACAAAAAAGCAGTTAAGCCGGTGCAAACTTATACTGTTGCCAACAAAAAAGTAACAGTTTATACCACAGCAGAGAAATCTGAATACCGCATCAGTAAAACCGAAACCTTAAGTTTTGCTGAGCATAAGCAACCTTTTGAAACAGAGCCTTGTATTTTTGTAGATCCAACTGTAAAATATCAAACCCTGGTGGGCATTGGGGGCGCTTTAACTGATGCTTCGGCAGAAACATTTGCAAAGCTATCCAGGAAAAGTCAACAGGAACTTTTAACGGCTTATTACAGTCAGGATAAAGGTATTGGCTATACTTTGGCACGTACCAATATTGCCAGTTGCGATTTTTCGAGTGGTAGTTACACTTATGTGCAGGACAATGATAAAGCACTTAAAACTTTTAGCGTAGCGCACGACCAGGAATTTAAAATTCCTTTGATTAAACAAGCAATCTCTGCATCGGGCGGTAAGCTGCCTTTGTTTGTAAGCCCGTGGTCGCCACCCGCATGGATGAAAGATAACAACAGTTTAATTCAGGGCGGACATTTATTGCCTGCTTACCGCCAAAGCTGGGCCAATCATTATGTGAAATTCATCAAAACTTACGAGGCTATGGGTATTCCCGTTTGGGGTTTAAGTGTTCAGAACGAACCGATGGCTAAACAGAAATGGGAATCCTGTGTATTCACTGCCGAAGAAGAACGCGATTTTATTAAAAATTTCTTAGGTCCAACCTTACAGAAATCAGGTCTTGCATCAAAAAAACTCATAGCGTGGGACCATAACCGCGATCAGATTTTCCAGAGGGCCAGCACCATTTTAAATGATAAAGATGCCGCTAAATATGTTTGGGGCATTGGCTTTCACTGGTACGAAACATGGACGGGCAGCGGAATGCAGTTTGGTAATGTGAAACAAACACACGAAGCTTATCCGGATAAAGCTCTGATCTTTACCGAAGGATGTAAAGAAAAATACGATGTAAATAAACTGGATGACTGGACTTTGGGCGAGCGTTACGGTTACTCCATGATTAACGATTTTAATGCCGGAACTGCTGCCTGGACGGATTGGAATATTCTTTTAGATGAGAAGGGTGGACCGAACCATGTAGGTAATTTCTGTTTTGCTCCCGTACATGCCGATACAAAGAATGGTAAATTAATTTATACGAATGCTTATTATTATATGGGGCATTTTTCTAAATTTATCCGCCCGGGAGCTAAAAGAATAGGATCAGCTTCCAGTCGTGATAAACTGCAGTCAACAGCTTTTTTAAATACCGATGGCAAGTTGGTTGTAGTGGTAATGAATCAATCGGATGATAAATTAAAATACAGTTTATGGATTAAAGGTGAGGCCGCAACAACAACCAGTTTGCCACACTCCATCACAACATTAGTAGTAGAATAA
- a CDS encoding phytanoyl-CoA dioxygenase family protein has protein sequence MRDSLISISSFLEIYRLHHHPKHPEKQKDESFNKAEQLFLNIFQLGLFEIYDFLYTKCVDTDHFKHWIIDLKGQDFFNTASIQFNEQHINNNPHKIDFPDILTTGQHTFWNAHGYLKIEKLVNELDCDAVCGLICKTLNIDLTDSQTWYPQHELLQGLMLQKYQDDAIANIRNNVQIKQVFSSLYNHDNIFANAEKLSYNPPVNQHFSFKGSPLHWDIDFQIGPRYYIQGLLYLNDVPAHLGAFTVIPGFHHQIDEYLANFDDPETAIAALRNKGLEIPIEGKKGDLIVWLQSLPHAASPNYADLPRFVQYVSFNEMG, from the coding sequence ATGCGCGACTCTTTAATTTCTATTTCTTCTTTTCTTGAAATTTACAGGCTGCATCACCATCCTAAACATCCAGAAAAACAAAAAGATGAATCGTTTAATAAAGCAGAGCAGCTATTTTTAAATATATTTCAACTCGGTTTATTTGAAATATACGATTTCTTATATACCAAATGCGTTGACACTGATCATTTTAAACATTGGATTATCGACCTAAAAGGACAAGACTTTTTTAATACTGCATCGATCCAGTTTAATGAACAGCACATCAATAATAATCCTCATAAAATCGATTTCCCGGACATTCTAACTACCGGGCAACACACTTTTTGGAATGCTCATGGTTACCTTAAAATAGAGAAGTTAGTTAATGAGTTGGATTGCGATGCGGTATGCGGGCTCATCTGCAAAACCTTAAATATTGATTTAACTGATTCTCAAACCTGGTACCCGCAACACGAGCTATTACAGGGATTAATGCTGCAAAAATATCAGGATGATGCTATTGCCAACATTCGCAACAATGTACAGATTAAGCAAGTTTTCAGCAGCTTGTATAACCATGATAACATTTTCGCCAATGCGGAGAAATTGAGTTATAATCCACCTGTGAATCAGCATTTTTCTTTTAAAGGCAGTCCGTTACATTGGGATATAGACTTTCAAATTGGTCCCAGGTATTACATTCAGGGCTTATTGTATTTAAACGATGTTCCTGCTCACCTCGGTGCCTTTACTGTGATTCCAGGCTTCCATCACCAGATTGATGAATACCTCGCTAATTTTGATGATCCTGAAACAGCCATTGCCGCTTTACGCAATAAAGGTTTAGAAATTCCTATTGAAGGCAAAAAAGGCGATTTAATTGTTTGGTTGCAATCGCTTCCACATGCTGCAAGCCCCAATTATGCTGATTTACCCAGGTTCGTTCAGTACGTGAGTTTTAATGAAATGGGCTAA